Below is a window of Streptomyces sp. NBC_01429 DNA.
GCCGCCGCCGGGGGTGGCGGCCGGGGAGTACCGGATGCGGCAGATCGATGTGGAGCGCTCGCAGGAGTTCCGCAAGTGCATCGAGTGCTTCCTGTGCCAGGACACCTGCCATGTGGTGCGGGACCACGAGGAGAACAAGGCCGCCTTCGCCGGGCCGCGCTTCCTGATGCGGGTGGCCGAGCTGGACATGCATCCGCTGGACGCGGCCGGGGAGGCGGGGATCGACCGCGCGAAGGCCGCGCAGGACGAGCACGGGCTGGGCTACTGCAACATCACGAAGTGCTGTACGGAGGTGTGCCCCGAGCACATCAGGATCACGGACAACGCGCTGATCCCGCTGAAGGAGCGGGCGGTGGACCGCAAGTACGACCCGCTGGTGTGGCTGGGCAGCAGGATCGGGCGCCAGCGCGGCTGACGTACGGGAGGAGCCCGCCCGTACCGCACGCGGGACGGCGCACGGTACGGGCGGGGCCCCGCCGGACGGCGGCGGGCTCCGACGGGCTCCGACGGGCTCCGACGGATCCTCAGCCGAGCAGCTTCAGGATCGCCTCGGTCGTGTCGGTCTCGGCGAGCGTCGGGAAGATCTTCCCGACGGAGTTGTCGTGCACGCCCCCGTCCATGTCGGTGACCGCGTCGGTGGCGATGGTGACGTGGTAGCCGTGCTCGTGGGCGGCGCGGGCCGTGGACTCGACGCCCTTGCTGGTGGCGATGCCGGCCACCACGACCTGGGTGACGCCCCTGCGGCGCAGCTGGAGGTCGAGGTCGGTGGCGTGGAAGGCGCCGAACGTGTGCTTGGTGACGACGATGTCGCTGTCCCGCTGCCCCAGTTCGGGCGCGAAGTCGGCCCAGTCGGGGGCGGGCAGACCACCGGCGCGCGGGGGCTCCTCCGTACGGCCCGGCGCCCGGCCGGTGACCCGTACGAGCACGACGGGCAGGTCCTTCGCCCGGAAGGCGGCGGCGAGTTCGGCCGCGCGCCGCACGACACCGGCGGCGGGGTGGACGGTGGGCAGTCCGACGATGCCCTTCTGGAGGTCGACGACGACCAGTGCGGTCCTGGGGTCGAGGGTGGTGGCGGTCATGGTGTTGCTCCTTGCGGTGAGGGGTCGGTGCCGGGCGCTCAGTGGCGTACGCCCCGGGCGGGGCGCAGGGCCCGGTCGGTGAGGGTCAGGAGGATCAGGAACACCCCGAGGAGGGCGCAAGCGCCCGCCATGAGGCGCAGACCGCTGTCGCTCGCCCGCTGTCCGTAGGCGAGGGCGATCAGGCTGGAGGCGGAGATGGCGCCGATGTACTGCGCGGTGCGCTGGAGTCCGGCGGCGGAGCCGATGGACTCGGGCGGCGCGTGGGCCTGCACGGCGGCCTGGTTGCTGGTCCCGATCAGCCCCTGCGGCACGCCGAAGCAGACCCCGGCGAGCAGCAGGACGGGCAGCGGCGTGGAGCCGCTGAAGAAGAACAGCAGGACGGCGCCGCCGGTCAGCGAGAGACAGCCGAGGGTCAGCGGGCCGCGTATCCCCTTGGTACGGGCGCCGAGCAGCGAACAGACCAGCGCGGCCAGGGACATCGGCAGCATGAGCAGCCCGGTGTCCCCGGAGGAGAAGCCCCTGGCCTCCTCCAGCCACTGGGTGTAGCCGTACATCACGCAGTAGATCAGCAGATAGCTGGTGCCGTGCCGCAGATAGGTGCGGGCGAGCGGGCCGTTGGCGGCGATCATCCGCAGATCGATGAACGGCCGCGGCCTGCGCAGCTGCCACCAGGCGAGCAGACCGGCCAGGACGGCGAAGGGCGCGAGCAGCCACCACACCGGAGGGGCGAGGTCGAGGAGGAAGAAGACGAGGACGGTGAGGGCGGTGGCGAACAGCCCTATGCCGAGCGGGTCGAGCGACCTGCCGAGCGACTCGCCGGAGGGCGCCAGCGCCCGGGGCGGATCGGCGGGGATCCAGAGCGTTCCGACGACGAAGGCGATCAGCGCGACGGGCAGGTTGACGGCGAAGATCCCCCGCCAGCCGACCAGCATCACCAGCACCCCGCCGAGGGTGGGCCCGACGGCCATGCAGCCGAGCGTGGCGAAGGAGAGCCGGGCCAGTACGGGACGGGGAGCGGGCCGGCCGACCCGGCGGCCCTCGTCGCGCAGCACGGACATGGCGGCCGGATAGGCGGAGGACGTGCCGACGCCGAGGAGCAGCCGGGAGACGATCAGCCAGCCGAAGGACGGCGCCGCCATGCCGATCAGTCCGGACGCGAAGACGACGACCAGTCCGGCGAGGAAGATCCGGCGCGCGCCGAGCGTGTCGGCGAGCTTGCCGAGGACGGGCTGGGCGACGGCGCTGGCGAGATAGAGCACGGAGATCAGCCACGCGGTGTCGGCGGCGCCGATCCCGAAGTGGTGCCCGATCGCCACCAGCGCGGTGGAGATCATAGTGGTGTTGAGCGGGTTCAGTACGGAGCCGAGGAGCAGCGGCGCGGTGAGACGGGCGCTGAACCCGGGGACGGAGGGGGACCCGGGGACGGGCGGGGACGCGGGAGCCGGTACGGCGACGGTGGCCGCGGATCCGGCGGCCGGTTCCGCGCCCGTACCGCCCGTACCACCCGTACCACCCGCGCCCGTACTTGCTTGCGATACGTCCGTACCGACGCCCGCGCCGCGTGCCGCGCGGCCTGCCGGGTTATCGCCTGCCTCCGTCCGAGTCACCCCCTTCGACCAGCCGCTCCAGCAGCGTCACGGCCTCGGCCAGCGCCCGGCGTTCGGCGGCGTCCAGTTCGCGGGCCATGACCTCGGTCAGCCAGCCCCGCTTGGCCGCGCGCAGCTCGGCGAGCGTGGTCAGGCCGGTCCGGGTGGCCGACACGACGGACTGCCGGCCGTCGTCGGGGTCGGGCGTCCGCTCGACCATGCCCTGTTCCTCCAGGGCGGCGAGGGTCAGCCGCATGGACTGCGGGCGTACGTACTCGGCGCGGGCCAGGGCCGCCGTCGTGGCCGGGCCTTCCGCCTCCAGCCGCGCCAGGACCGTGCGCTGGGAGGGCGTGAGCCTGCTGTCGTGGCCCGCGGCCACCCGCATGCGCCGCGCGAGTCTGCCGACCACGGTGGTGACGTCGTCCGCCAGACGCTCGGCGGTCGGCGTCTCCACCGGCGGGCCTTCGGGCTGTTCGGTCATCTGTTCACCGTAGGAGGTAGACAGGCAACCTTGCAAGTTTCCCTGCCTTCCTCCACCTGGAAGGCGCCCGCGCCCGCCGTACAGTCCGGTCGCGCACCCCCTTATCGGGACATAATCTCCCGATTGTGATGACTTCCGCGCGCGCCACCCGGACCCGGACAGCCGCCCGGGCCGTGCTCGCGCTGCTGGTCCTGGCGTGCTGGCTGGCGGGACCGGGTACGGAGGGCGCGCGGGCCGAGGGGCCGGTGACGCTCGACAAGCAGGGTCGGATCACCGACA
It encodes the following:
- a CDS encoding succinate dehydrogenase/fumarate reductase iron-sulfur subunit; its protein translation is MNASASASYEATFRIWRGDADGGELKDFAVEVNDGEVVLDIVHRIQATQAADLAVRWNCKAGKCGSCSAEVNGRPRLMCMTRMSVFSREETVTVTPLRAFPVIRDLVTDVSFNYAKAREIPAFVPPPGVAAGEYRMRQIDVERSQEFRKCIECFLCQDTCHVVRDHEENKAAFAGPRFLMRVAELDMHPLDAAGEAGIDRAKAAQDEHGLGYCNITKCCTEVCPEHIRITDNALIPLKERAVDRKYDPLVWLGSRIGRQRG
- a CDS encoding isochorismatase family protein, producing MTATTLDPRTALVVVDLQKGIVGLPTVHPAAGVVRRAAELAAAFRAKDLPVVLVRVTGRAPGRTEEPPRAGGLPAPDWADFAPELGQRDSDIVVTKHTFGAFHATDLDLQLRRRGVTQVVVAGIATSKGVESTARAAHEHGYHVTIATDAVTDMDGGVHDNSVGKIFPTLAETDTTEAILKLLG
- a CDS encoding MFS transporter, whose protein sequence is MTRTEAGDNPAGRAARGAGVGTDVSQASTGAGGTGGTGGTGAEPAAGSAATVAVPAPASPPVPGSPSVPGFSARLTAPLLLGSVLNPLNTTMISTALVAIGHHFGIGAADTAWLISVLYLASAVAQPVLGKLADTLGARRIFLAGLVVVFASGLIGMAAPSFGWLIVSRLLLGVGTSSAYPAAMSVLRDEGRRVGRPAPRPVLARLSFATLGCMAVGPTLGGVLVMLVGWRGIFAVNLPVALIAFVVGTLWIPADPPRALAPSGESLGRSLDPLGIGLFATALTVLVFFLLDLAPPVWWLLAPFAVLAGLLAWWQLRRPRPFIDLRMIAANGPLARTYLRHGTSYLLIYCVMYGYTQWLEEARGFSSGDTGLLMLPMSLAALVCSLLGARTKGIRGPLTLGCLSLTGGAVLLFFFSGSTPLPVLLLAGVCFGVPQGLIGTSNQAAVQAHAPPESIGSAAGLQRTAQYIGAISASSLIALAYGQRASDSGLRLMAGACALLGVFLILLTLTDRALRPARGVRH
- a CDS encoding MarR family winged helix-turn-helix transcriptional regulator, with product MTEQPEGPPVETPTAERLADDVTTVVGRLARRMRVAAGHDSRLTPSQRTVLARLEAEGPATTAALARAEYVRPQSMRLTLAALEEQGMVERTPDPDDGRQSVVSATRTGLTTLAELRAAKRGWLTEVMARELDAAERRALAEAVTLLERLVEGGDSDGGRR